One Thiocapsa sp. genomic window, CTCGCTCGGGGCCTGCAACGCGGGGCCTGCGGCGGACGGTCCGCGTCGGGGCTGCGGCGCGACCGGGTTAGCCCTCGATGACATAGACCTCGACCCGACGATTCCGGGCCCGCCCCGCGGGCGTTGTGTTGTCCGCGATGGCGCGCGCCGGACCCAGTCCCTCCGCGCTCAGCCGCGCGCTCTCCACGCCGCGCTCGACGAGCGCCTGCTTGACGGCCTCGGCACGCTGCAGCGAGAGGGCGAGGTTCGTCTCTTCGTCGCCCGAGCTGTCGGTATGACCTTCGATGCGAATACGCAGGTCGGGGTGCTCGGCGAGCAGCCCGGCGATCCGGTCCAGGCTCGGCAGAGCGTCGTTCGTCAAGGTCGCCATGGCGGGCTGGAAACGCAGCTCGGTGTCGGTAAGTTTCAGCAGCATGCCACGCTCGGTGTGCGTACCGCCCAGCTCGGAAAAACGCCGGTAGAGTTCGCGCACGCCGGCCACCGCTGCAGCAGCCTCTGCACGCGAGGAAGACCGCAAGCGCTCCGTGGCGGTGCGCTCCTCCTCGATCGCCTTTTCCAAGACCGCGATCCGTGCCCGAGCCTCACCCAAGACCTCCTCGCCGACATCCTCGGCAGCGGCGCGCGCGGAACCGAGCTCGGCGCGAAGATCGTCCAGCTCGGTCGTGGCGCGGGCGAGCTCGGCCTCGAGCTTGGCGGCCGTGTCGTCCTTCTCCTTTGCAACGCTCGACTTGGCGGCCTGCTCGCGTGCGAGCTGCTCGGCGAGTGCCGCAATCTTCGCCGCTCCGTCCTCGGCCCGGCGCTCCAACTGCGCCTGCGCCTGTGCCAAGGCGGCCTCGGCATCGCTCTCGGCACGGGCGAGCGCGTCGCGTGCGGCGTTCAACTCATCCTGCAGCGCGGTGACCGCATCCGGGGCGTGGGACTGATTCAACGCTTCGGTCAGGTCGGCGATGCGGGTCTCTGCGTCGGCCAGCTGACCCGCGGATGCCGTTCCGGCCTCCTGCAGCGCAGCGGCATCCGACTTGACCTTGACCAGCTCGGCCTCGGCCAGCGCCAGACGCTCCTGCAGCTCCGCGACGGCATCTGCAGACGGGGCCTGCTGCGACTGCCGGGCAAGTGCTGTGCGTGCCTCCTTCAGCTCGTCCTCGAGGGCCGCGAGCTGCGTCTCGTGGGCGTCGCGGGCGGCATCGGCTTCGGCCTGCAGGGCGTCGAGTGCGGCTTGGGCCTCGGCCAAGCGCGCCGTCAGTGCACTCATGTCCTGCCCGCCTTCGGCCACCACCGGCAACAAGCCGGCGGCCTGTGCAGCGCGCATCAGCTCCTCGTCCTTGGGAGTCGCCTTCGCCAGACTCACGCGCTCGTTGAGGTGACGCTCGAGCAGCTCGATCTGCTCGCGGTGCTCGGCGGTCGACTCGGCGATCACCCGCTGGAGTCCGGTCAAATCCTTCTGCAGGCTCTCGGCCTTGGCCAGTGCCGCATCGTACTGCACCTGAAGCTCCTGATAGGCCGCAACGCCGCGATCACGCTCTTCGAGCGCCGCAGCCGTCTTCGCCTGCTCCGCGGCAAGCACGCCCGCATCGGTTTGGCGAAGCGTTTCGATCGCCTCCCTGAGTGCAGCCTTGTCCTGCTCGGCGGCGGCGATTTGCTCCTGCAACTGGCGGCGCTCCCCCGAATGCAGGTCCGTCAGCTCCCGGATACGCTCTTGAAGCGCAGCAATCTCGCTCTGCAGCGGAACCATCCGTGCCTCGCGATCCTTGATCTCCGCAGCTGCCTCGGCGATGCGGAGATCCTTCTGATCCAACTGCGCCGACAGTTGGCCCGAATACCAATCGTAGAGTAGATAGACGCCGATCAAGGCTGCCAGCATGACCCAGACAAGCGGACGCACCAACGAGGAATTGGAACCGGGCATCGTCATCTCCCAAGGCGGTCTTTGTTGTTAGGTATCCGAGCCCCCGCGATTATCAGGGAAAGGACCGCCAGCCGCCAGCCGCCAGCCGCCAGCCGCCAGCCGCCAGCCAATCGTCCTGCAAAGAACGGTTCTCACGCCAAGACGCCTCGGCGTCATCGATCATCTTTAAAACGCGCCCCTCGCTAAGGGCCGTGGATGCACCAAACGTCGAGCTCACTCGAACGTGAGCATCTCGCTCTGGACGCGGTTTAAATCCCTTACGCCGCAAGTCTTGAAGAAACCGTCGAAGAATTTATCGTTGTCGTTGTCGTTGTCGTGTTCGTCCGGAATCCGATTACGACAACGACAACGACAACGAGCAGAGCCTTCGACGACGTTTCTTGGTTCCGGTTCTACCGGGTTAGGACGAGATACCGAGCATTGCCCGAGCCCGGCCGACCGACGACCGACCTGCAGCGGCGAGCCCCGAGACTCATCCCTCATTCGGTGCTTCCGAGGCGGCAGCGAGCGACTGCTGCGCGATCTCCAGCTCCTCGTTGGTGGGAATCACCAGCACCTGCACCGCACTCTCCGGCGTGCTGATGCAGCGCTCGCCGCGCTCTTCGAGGGCATAGTTGGCGATGTCGTCCATCTTGATCCCGAGGTTCTCCAAACCCTCGCAGGCACGACAGCGAATCTCGGCGGCGTTCTCGCCGATGCCGCCGGTAAAGACGACGGCATCGACCCGGCCGAGCTCGGCGTAATAGGCACCGATGTATTTTTTGATCCGATGGGCCGTGATGCCGATCGCCAGCTCGGCGCCGTCGTTGCCTTCCTCGGCCAGACGGTCGATCTCGCGCATGTCGTTCACGCCGCTGATTCCCAGCAGACCGCTCTGACGATTGAGCAGATCCTCGATCGCAGCGATCTCCAGGCCGAGGTTTTTGGCGAGAAAAAAGTGAATGGCCGGATCGATGTCGCCGCAGCGCGTGCCCATCACCAGACCTTCCAGCGGGGTGAGGCCCATGGAGGTGTCCACGCTCTTGCCGTCGCGGATCGCAGTCGCGCTCGAGCCGTTGCCCAGATGCAGCGTGATCAGGTTGCAGCTCTCCAAAGGCCGGCCGAGCATCACGGCGGCGCGCTTGGCGACATAGTAGTGCGAGGTGCCGTGGAACCCGTAGCGGCGGATCCTGTGCTCACGATACAGCCACTCCGGAATCGCATAGCGATAGGATGTCCGCGGCATCGTCTGATGGTAGGCGGTATCGAAGACGGCGACCGAGGGGACCGTCGGAAAGAGCCGTCGGGCGACCTCGATGCCGGCGAGATGGGCCGGATTGTGCAGCGGTGCGAGGGGCACCACGTCCCGAATGGCGTCGACGACCGCATCGTCGACGATGGTCGGGCGTTTGAAATGCTCCCCGCCGTGGACGACGCGATGACCGATGACGGTAAGCTCCGAGACGTCGCCCAAGACCCTGGTCTCGTGCAGGGCCCTGACGATGCGATCGATGCCGTCCCGATGCGTCGGGATCGATACCCGGGCGCGACCCGATTGCCGGATCCCGGATGCATCCAACCACTCTTCTTTGATCTCGCCCTCGGGCTCGCCGATGCGCGAGACCGAGCCCGAGGCGAGGGCAACCCAATCCTCGCTGAGGAAGAGCTGATATTTGATCGACGAGCTGCCTGAATTGAGGACGAGTACCTTCACCTGAGTCTCCTGATCAGTCCCGGGCGATGCCGACGGCATCGTCTTGCGCCGCGGCGAGGGCGTGATCGTTCTGTGCCTGTATCGCGGTGATCGTCACCGTGTTGACGATGTCGGTCACGGTGCAGCCGCGACTCAGATCGTTGACGGGCTTCTTCAGGCCCTGCAGCACCGGGCCGATGGCCACGGCATTCGCACTGCGCTGGACCGCCTTGTAGGTATTGTTGCCGGTATTGAGGTCCGGAAAGACGAAGACGGTCGCACGACCGGCAACCTCGCTGTCGGGCATCTTCGAGCGGGCGACGCCGATGTCGACCGCCGCATCGTACTGGATCGGACCTTCCAGCTTGAGGTCGGGACGACGCTCGCGCGCGATCCTTACCGCCTCGCGCACCCGCTCCACGTCCGCGCCCTTGCCCGAGCTGCCGCTGGAATAGGAGAGCATGGCCACACGCGGCTCGATCCCGAACGCGGCGGCCGTCCCGGCCGAGGTAATGGCGATGTCGGACAGGTCTTCCGAAGTCGGGTTCGGGTTGACGGCACAGTCGCCGTAGACCAAGACCCGATCGGCGAGACACATGAAAAAGACACTGGAAACGAGCTTCACTCCCGGCTTGGTCTTGATGATCTCGAACGCCGGTCGGATGGTGTGCTGGGTGGTGTGCACGGCACCCGACACCATGCCGTCGGCGTCGCCCATGTGGACCATCATGGTGCCGAAATAGCTCACGTCCTCGAGTGCATCGCGTGCCATCTGCTCGGAGATGCACTTGTGCTTGCGCAGATCGAAATAGGTTTGTGCATAGCGCTCGCGGTCCGGGGCCGTGATCGGGTCGATGATGGGGATCCCGTCCAGCTTGAGCCCCAGCTCGCCGATCCGACGACGGATCTTCTCGGGGTCGCCGAGCAGGGTCAAATCGACGACCTGGCGCAGCGTGAGGATCTCAGCCGCCCGCAGGATCCGCTCGTCGGTGCCTTCGGGCAGCACGATGCGCTGACGGCGCGACTTGGCGCGTCGCACCAGCTCGTACTCGAACATCAGCGGCGTGGTGCGGTCGGAGTGTCGCACCGCGATTCGAGCACGCAGCTCTTCGATGTCCACATGCCCTTCGAAGAGGCCGAGGCCGGCCGCGATCTTGCGCTCGTCGCCGGGGAGGATGGTCGCCTCGATGCCGTTGACCCTCATGGCCGTGGTGAAGGTGTCGGTCGGCACGCGCAGGATCGAGACCTTGGTGCGGCGCAGCCCCTCGAGAAGACGCTGGACATTCTCCGCCGGCTGCAGCCCACCGGTCAGGAGCAGCCCGGCCACACGCGGGAAGGACGAGGAGACGTCGGCCGCGAGACTCGCGAGGATGATATCGGAGCGGTCCCCGGCGGTGATGATGAGACAGCCGTCCTCGATGTAGCTGAGGAAATCCGGGACCTCCATCGCCGCGATCTTGTAGTTGGAGACGACCTGGTTCATCGCGTCGCCGTCGCCGCAGAGACACTCGCAGTCCAGGGCCTTGCGGATCTCGCCGACGGTGGGCATCCCGAGTGCGGCCTGGCGCGGCAGGACATAGACGTTCTCGCGCTCCGGCAAGAGCTTGCGCGCACGGGTCTTGACCGTCTCGACATGCTCCGAGTCGACCCCGTTGATGACGCTCGCGAGGAAGTCTCCGCCGCGATTGCGCATCGACTCGTGGGCCATGTAGAGCGCCTCGAGTGCCTCTTCCGGGCTGCGCCCGAAGCCTTTCACCACGACCACGACGTTGCAGCCGAGGTTGTTGGCCAGGTCGGCGTTGAAGTCGAACTCCAGGGAAGGAACCAGACCGTCGAAGTCGGTCCCGGCGCAGACGACAAGGTCGCAGCTCTCTTCCAGCATCTTGAACTTGTTCAAGATCATCTTGAGCAGCTCGTCATACTGACCGGCCGCAACCAGATGACTGGCGGTCTCCGCCGTACAACCGTAGAGCATCTCCGGGGAGAAGGGCAGATCGTAACGACTGCGGATGAGTGTGGTCAGGTTGTCCTGCTCGACGCCCTTGGAGACGATCGGGCGGAAGAACCCCACCTTCCGATTGATGGCGTAGAGCATCTCCATGAAGCCGAGAACAACCACGGACTTACCGCTGCCGGAACCGGCACCGGCGATGTAGACGCTTTGCATGGATCTTCCTCTTGCGCGAAACAGGCTGGACGGGGTCGAGCGACCCGATCGAATGATTGGATGATTCGGCACGACGAACGCCCCGAATGCTGCACTGCGCAAAAATACCAGATAACGGCCTCACACCGCGACCTCGCGTTAAGCCGCGTCCGAGCGACATGTCGATGTGCGGCTCAGGTCCGCATCCTCGACCAGCCGGCGTGCCCCGAAGGGCCGCCGCTTTCGCCACGGTGCGCTCCTTCAGGCGAGCACGCGATTCATCTCGCCGGCGATCCGGTTCAGCGCCGCTTGGACGCGCCCGGAGCGCTCGTTGTCCGACTCGACACCCGTCACATGCGCGGTCAGGCGAACTCCTCGACGGCCAGCGCCTGCAGTTGCGCGACAAAGGGCGCGGCGTCGGCCTCCGTCACGGTCACCGTCTCGTCGAGATCCAACGCTGCAAGCGCCGCGGCCATCGCCAAGACCTTGGAGGCGCGATTCGTCACCTGCACCCACGGCAAGATCAGAAACCGAGCGTTGTCGAGCACGCCGCCGAGCCGTTCAGGTGCGGGGGCGAAGGGGCATGCGAAGATATGGGTAATCGCATGCCTGCGATCCTCTCGTACGAAGCGCGATTGAAGCCCGGTCCCGGGACCGCCGACTTCAGGCGGCACGCGTGGGACCGCCGACTTCAGTCGGCGAGCGCGGGACCGCCGACTTCAGTCGGCCCGCGGCGAAGATGCTCGTGCTGGAGCAACGGACGAAGATCGGCAATTCAATGTAGATCATCGCCGCATGACGAGACGCCGGAAGCGGAGTTTTTTGGCCCATGCGTGCTTAGGCTTTCGGGGGATCTTCGCCGACTGAAGTCGGCGGTCCCGGGGTCTTGCAGGTTCACCGGTGCCTGTTGATCGGGTACATTTCACGGCCGGATGAGGTCGCTGCTTGATTGGACGGAGGTCGGGCCTCGTCACATCCGGCGCCGGCACGCTCGTCCCGATTCGATCGCGCGCAA contains:
- the pta gene encoding phosphate acetyltransferase; this encodes MQSVYIAGAGSGSGKSVVVLGFMEMLYAINRKVGFFRPIVSKGVEQDNLTTLIRSRYDLPFSPEMLYGCTAETASHLVAAGQYDELLKMILNKFKMLEESCDLVVCAGTDFDGLVPSLEFDFNADLANNLGCNVVVVVKGFGRSPEEALEALYMAHESMRNRGGDFLASVINGVDSEHVETVKTRARKLLPERENVYVLPRQAALGMPTVGEIRKALDCECLCGDGDAMNQVVSNYKIAAMEVPDFLSYIEDGCLIITAGDRSDIILASLAADVSSSFPRVAGLLLTGGLQPAENVQRLLEGLRRTKVSILRVPTDTFTTAMRVNGIEATILPGDERKIAAGLGLFEGHVDIEELRARIAVRHSDRTTPLMFEYELVRRAKSRRQRIVLPEGTDERILRAAEILTLRQVVDLTLLGDPEKIRRRIGELGLKLDGIPIIDPITAPDRERYAQTYFDLRKHKCISEQMARDALEDVSYFGTMMVHMGDADGMVSGAVHTTQHTIRPAFEIIKTKPGVKLVSSVFFMCLADRVLVYGDCAVNPNPTSEDLSDIAITSAGTAAAFGIEPRVAMLSYSSGSSGKGADVERVREAVRIARERRPDLKLEGPIQYDAAVDIGVARSKMPDSEVAGRATVFVFPDLNTGNNTYKAVQRSANAVAIGPVLQGLKKPVNDLSRGCTVTDIVNTVTITAIQAQNDHALAAAQDDAVGIARD
- a CDS encoding acetate/propionate family kinase, encoding MKVLVLNSGSSSIKYQLFLSEDWVALASGSVSRIGEPEGEIKEEWLDASGIRQSGRARVSIPTHRDGIDRIVRALHETRVLGDVSELTVIGHRVVHGGEHFKRPTIVDDAVVDAIRDVVPLAPLHNPAHLAGIEVARRLFPTVPSVAVFDTAYHQTMPRTSYRYAIPEWLYREHRIRRYGFHGTSHYYVAKRAAVMLGRPLESCNLITLHLGNGSSATAIRDGKSVDTSMGLTPLEGLVMGTRCGDIDPAIHFFLAKNLGLEIAAIEDLLNRQSGLLGISGVNDMREIDRLAEEGNDGAELAIGITAHRIKKYIGAYYAELGRVDAVVFTGGIGENAAEIRCRACEGLENLGIKMDDIANYALEERGERCISTPESAVQVLVIPTNEELEIAQQSLAAASEAPNEG
- a CDS encoding OmpA family protein gives rise to the protein MPGSNSSLVRPLVWVMLAALIGVYLLYDWYSGQLSAQLDQKDLRIAEAAAEIKDREARMVPLQSEIAALQERIRELTDLHSGERRQLQEQIAAAEQDKAALREAIETLRQTDAGVLAAEQAKTAAALEERDRGVAAYQELQVQYDAALAKAESLQKDLTGLQRVIAESTAEHREQIELLERHLNERVSLAKATPKDEELMRAAQAAGLLPVVAEGGQDMSALTARLAEAQAALDALQAEADAARDAHETQLAALEDELKEARTALARQSQQAPSADAVAELQERLALAEAELVKVKSDAAALQEAGTASAGQLADAETRIADLTEALNQSHAPDAVTALQDELNAARDALARAESDAEAALAQAQAQLERRAEDGAAKIAALAEQLAREQAAKSSVAKEKDDTAAKLEAELARATTELDDLRAELGSARAAAEDVGEEVLGEARARIAVLEKAIEEERTATERLRSSSRAEAAAAVAGVRELYRRFSELGGTHTERGMLLKLTDTELRFQPAMATLTNDALPSLDRIAGLLAEHPDLRIRIEGHTDSSGDEETNLALSLQRAEAVKQALVERGVESARLSAEGLGPARAIADNTTPAGRARNRRVEVYVIEG